One genomic region from Jilunia laotingensis encodes:
- a CDS encoding WG repeat-containing protein: MKQLFGILLGGLIALLLCASCSSDGRANVDDSLLPIKQGDKWGYINKKGEYVINPQFDMANAFSDGLAKVCINEKYGFIDKDGKFVINPTYSSATDFFEGKAWCVAPKGAPVLLNTGGEVISEIKAARSVSNYSDGLAIAVNDNGKYWAIDGNGNTAFELPIEYAFASNFVDGLAAVQSLNRTFGYVDKKGNVVIDCQFNSAEHFMNGRAVVMSGDKYGVINKKGEFVINPQFDRMDWDDGRYIIRIGDVYGWCNEKGKIIINPQFEEAIPFLGGKLAPVVMGKQCGYIDKSGKIEINPQFQFATPFLGDVAWAYLGSKWGLINKDGKYVVNPQFDGANLSDIFFLPVRESVESEYFNKDDIVSWVLFMLNDNKVDGIKVTATSISDFRKKYHLGENAISVERKYSPDLDYGIYAEGTFVERVSDGWWGTTVHDLPNARLDYITLHLILSDRSNARLLYDALIEKFGGYNGKRGSGQYIKMKGSPGYITIYVSDKAIAGIANDDLGWSNN, from the coding sequence ATGAAACAGTTATTTGGTATTTTACTGGGAGGTCTTATCGCACTGTTATTGTGCGCCTCCTGTTCATCGGACGGAAGAGCAAATGTTGACGACTCTCTGTTACCCATAAAACAAGGTGATAAGTGGGGTTATATCAATAAGAAAGGGGAGTATGTCATAAACCCACAGTTTGATATGGCAAATGCTTTTTCTGATGGACTAGCTAAAGTTTGTATCAATGAAAAGTACGGATTCATTGACAAAGATGGAAAGTTTGTGATAAACCCTACATATAGTAGTGCTACGGACTTTTTTGAAGGGAAAGCTTGGTGTGTAGCTCCTAAAGGGGCTCCCGTATTGTTAAATACGGGTGGAGAGGTGATTTCAGAGATAAAAGCAGCAAGGAGTGTATCCAATTATTCAGACGGGCTGGCAATAGCCGTCAATGATAATGGCAAATATTGGGCAATTGACGGAAATGGTAACACCGCGTTTGAACTACCGATAGAATACGCTTTTGCATCTAACTTTGTAGATGGATTGGCCGCTGTACAAAGCCTGAACCGAACTTTTGGATATGTAGATAAGAAAGGTAATGTAGTGATAGACTGCCAGTTCAATTCGGCAGAACACTTTATGAACGGGAGGGCGGTTGTCATGTCCGGAGATAAGTATGGCGTGATTAACAAGAAGGGAGAATTTGTCATCAATCCGCAGTTTGATAGAATGGATTGGGACGATGGACGATACATTATACGAATAGGTGACGTATATGGATGGTGCAATGAAAAGGGCAAGATTATCATCAATCCGCAGTTTGAGGAAGCTATTCCTTTTCTGGGAGGTAAACTGGCACCTGTTGTGATGGGCAAACAGTGTGGCTATATAGATAAATCGGGGAAAATAGAAATCAATCCACAGTTCCAGTTTGCCACACCCTTCCTTGGTGATGTTGCTTGGGCTTATTTGGGAAGTAAATGGGGACTCATTAATAAAGATGGGAAATACGTAGTGAATCCTCAGTTTGATGGAGCCAATTTATCAGATATATTCTTTTTGCCTGTCAGAGAGTCGGTAGAGTCTGAATATTTTAATAAGGACGACATTGTATCTTGGGTTCTTTTCATGCTCAATGACAATAAAGTGGATGGAATAAAAGTAACTGCAACAAGCATCTCTGATTTCAGAAAGAAATACCACTTAGGAGAAAACGCAATAAGTGTAGAGAGAAAGTATTCGCCTGATTTGGATTATGGTATCTATGCAGAAGGTACTTTTGTGGAAAGAGTGTCCGATGGCTGGTGGGGAACTACCGTACATGACTTGCCGAACGCTCGTCTGGATTACATAACCTTGCATCTTATATTGTCCGATCGCAGTAACGCCAGACTACTGTATGATGCACTTATCGAAAAGTTCGGTGGGTACAACGGAAAGCGCGGTTCCGGACAATATATAAAGATGAAAGGTTCACCCGGATATATAACTATTTATGTAAGTGACAAGGCTATCGCAGGGATAGCAAATGATGACCTAGGATGGAGTAATAACTAA
- a CDS encoding histidine phosphatase family protein encodes MKLITISFGFLFSLFTLFGYAQTTQEEIYSNIEKSGSVYYAYPDINESYTPAPKGYKPFYISHYGRHGSRYLIGDNDYLTIMETLAKADSVGFLTETGKDVRKRLDIVWKDAEGQGGELTPMGYRQHRGIADRMYHNFPEVFKGQRQISARSTVVVRCVLSMTAFCETLKGLNPKLEFTYGSGERYMRYLNHWNKEAREFTSDQSAWRADYRQFRKEHIRPERLMKLLFTNQNYVKQHINAEDLMMGLYWVASDMQNTELDLSFYDLFEKEELFNIWQVINYGHYVCNGTCPWGKEIVQRTFIPLLENILNSADEAINNTSVAATLRFGHDGNVMPLTGLLQLENCYNEENNSADFYKVWSDFKIVPMAANVQMIFFRKDKSDDILVKFMLNEKEVSIPLESDVKPYYHWKDVEKFYRNKIEELHKNK; translated from the coding sequence ATGAAACTTATTACCATCTCTTTCGGCTTCCTGTTCTCGCTGTTCACCCTTTTCGGCTATGCTCAGACCACACAGGAAGAAATATATTCGAATATCGAAAAAAGCGGAAGCGTATACTATGCCTACCCGGACATCAACGAGTCTTACACACCGGCTCCCAAAGGATACAAACCTTTTTACATCTCTCATTACGGCCGTCACGGATCACGTTATCTGATCGGTGACAATGATTATCTGACCATCATGGAGACACTGGCCAAAGCCGATTCGGTAGGTTTTCTGACCGAAACCGGCAAGGATGTCCGCAAACGTCTGGACATTGTTTGGAAAGATGCAGAAGGACAAGGAGGAGAGCTTACTCCGATGGGCTACCGGCAACACCGAGGCATTGCAGACCGGATGTACCACAACTTCCCGGAAGTTTTCAAAGGACAACGGCAAATCAGCGCACGTTCCACCGTTGTGGTACGCTGCGTACTGAGCATGACCGCCTTTTGCGAAACGTTGAAAGGGCTAAATCCGAAGCTGGAATTTACTTATGGCTCGGGAGAAAGATATATGAGGTATCTCAATCATTGGAACAAGGAAGCCCGTGAATTCACCTCCGACCAATCGGCATGGCGCGCAGACTACAGGCAGTTCCGTAAAGAACACATCCGCCCGGAAAGGCTGATGAAACTGCTCTTCACCAACCAGAACTACGTAAAACAGCATATCAATGCGGAAGACCTGATGATGGGACTCTACTGGGTAGCTTCGGACATGCAAAACACGGAACTCGACCTTTCTTTCTATGACCTATTCGAAAAAGAGGAGTTATTCAACATCTGGCAGGTGATCAACTACGGGCATTACGTGTGCAACGGGACCTGTCCGTGGGGTAAAGAGATCGTACAACGCACATTTATCCCTCTTTTAGAGAATATTCTCAATTCAGCCGATGAAGCCATCAATAACACTTCCGTGGCAGCAACTTTACGTTTCGGCCACGATGGAAATGTCATGCCCTTGACCGGACTACTGCAATTGGAAAATTGCTACAACGAGGAGAACAATTCCGCTGATTTCTACAAAGTATGGAGTGATTTCAAAATTGTTCCTATGGCGGCAAACGTGCAGATGATTTTCTTCCGGAAAGATAAAAGTGACGATATCCTTGTGAAGTTCATGCTGAATGAAAAAGAAGTAAGCATTCCCCTGGAAAGCGATGTGAAGCCCTACTATCATTGGAAAGACGTAGAAAAGTTCTACAGGAATAAAATCGAGGAATTGCATAAGAATAAATAA
- a CDS encoding RagB/SusD family nutrient uptake outer membrane protein, whose protein sequence is MKSIKHIFISVALLSSLFIMSSCFGDLDTMPLDDNQLVGEQVYKTKEGYVGVLAKCYASLIQTGQQGGDGGNGDLEGANEGYSGYVRCLFYLQELATDNFIMPSQSNGLRHCLNMTWTESNAGVIKWTYQRLYMSIAYCNEFLRECTESKLNDRGLLNEMKDEYQYYRAEASFIRAYCYAMLCDLYGSVPYIDEDTKIKDIPEQWSRKQIFDFTVNTLLDLQNELKEPGTNEYGRVDRVAAWFLLSRMYLNAQTWVGENKYDDAYKYAKKVIDSNAYPLASDYRHIFLADNNTCKEIIWPLVQDGERAQSSAGTNFYVKAFVNGPMDGLYNTGVGSKGWGNVRSKTTLVDAFDANDVLFDKTDTWGNKKHDKRAQFMTALENQKKETWDENDQMTSTFTCGYGYIKWRNVTKDDKICASGDTYTSIDFPLFRTGEAYLTAAEAILRGANAQKSEALGYVNEIRARAYMSDEYAQAGISSEISGKIGENQLTLDFILDERQRELASELTRRTDLIRFGKFTKGKNWDWKGVERLGKDVDDFYQLFPIPDSEMTNNPKLVQNKGYN, encoded by the coding sequence ATGAAAAGTATAAAACATATATTTATAAGCGTGGCTCTATTAAGCAGCCTGTTCATAATGAGTTCATGTTTTGGCGATCTCGACACGATGCCACTGGACGATAATCAATTAGTCGGTGAACAAGTATATAAGACGAAAGAAGGTTATGTCGGTGTACTCGCCAAATGCTATGCCTCCCTTATCCAAACCGGACAGCAAGGTGGAGACGGCGGTAACGGTGACCTTGAAGGAGCCAACGAAGGTTATTCCGGCTATGTACGTTGCCTGTTCTATTTGCAGGAATTAGCCACGGACAATTTCATCATGCCGTCCCAATCCAACGGTCTGCGCCACTGCCTGAACATGACCTGGACGGAATCCAACGCAGGAGTGATCAAATGGACTTACCAACGTCTGTACATGTCCATTGCCTACTGTAACGAGTTTCTCAGAGAATGTACCGAATCAAAGCTGAACGACCGCGGACTGCTCAATGAAATGAAAGACGAATACCAGTACTACCGTGCAGAGGCTTCGTTCATCCGCGCTTATTGTTATGCCATGTTATGCGACCTGTACGGATCTGTTCCGTATATCGACGAAGATACGAAAATAAAAGATATCCCCGAACAGTGGAGCCGTAAACAGATCTTCGATTTCACGGTAAATACGCTCCTCGATCTTCAAAACGAACTGAAAGAGCCGGGAACAAACGAATATGGCCGTGTAGACCGTGTGGCAGCTTGGTTCCTTCTTTCCAGAATGTATCTGAACGCACAGACATGGGTAGGAGAAAACAAATATGACGATGCATATAAATATGCAAAGAAGGTAATTGACAGTAACGCTTATCCGTTGGCAAGCGATTACCGCCACATCTTCCTGGCAGACAACAACACTTGCAAAGAGATTATCTGGCCGTTGGTTCAGGACGGAGAAAGAGCGCAAAGTTCGGCAGGAACCAACTTCTATGTAAAGGCATTCGTCAATGGCCCGATGGACGGACTCTACAACACAGGTGTAGGTTCCAAAGGCTGGGGTAACGTTCGCTCCAAAACCACTTTGGTAGATGCATTCGACGCGAATGATGTCCTGTTTGACAAGACAGATACTTGGGGGAATAAAAAACACGATAAACGCGCCCAATTCATGACTGCCCTTGAAAATCAGAAGAAGGAAACTTGGGATGAGAACGACCAGATGACCAGCACATTCACCTGCGGTTATGGATACATCAAATGGAGAAACGTGACTAAAGACGACAAGATATGCGCTTCTGGTGATACATATACTTCCATCGACTTCCCGTTGTTCCGTACCGGAGAAGCTTACCTGACCGCTGCCGAAGCTATCCTGAGAGGTGCAAACGCACAGAAGTCAGAGGCCCTGGGATATGTGAACGAAATCCGTGCCAGAGCTTACATGAGTGACGAGTACGCACAGGCAGGTATCAGTTCCGAAATTTCCGGAAAGATCGGTGAAAACCAACTGACACTGGACTTCATTCTGGACGAACGCCAAAGAGAGCTGGCTTCGGAACTCACACGCCGTACCGACCTTATCCGTTTCGGAAAATTCACCAAAGGCAAAAACTGGGACTGGAAAGGAGTAGAACGTCTTGGCAAAGATGTGGACGATTTCTACCAACTCTTCCCCATCCCCGACAGTGAAATGACAAACAATCCGAAGCTGGTTCAAAACAAAGGATACAATTAA
- a CDS encoding SusC/RagA family TonB-linked outer membrane protein, which translates to MIQNQSRWGNIRSLLCMLMGMLLSANVFAQQMTVQGHIKDSNGEPIIGANVIEKNTTNGTITDFDGNFRLMVSPDATLAITYIGYTPQEVKADKQLVITLKEDTQVLDDVVVIGYGSVKKSDATGSVIAIKQEKIGNQTTAQDALVGKVAGVNVVPGSGAPGEGATIRIRSGASLSASNDPLIVIDGIPVDNSTIEGSSNLIGSINPSDIETFTVLKDASATAIYGSRASNGVIIITTKKGSNNGVRVNYTGNFSVSSKTDKMDVLTAEEFKAFVPTVTGVPAQPQFGNTSTDWQDEIYRTAFGQEHNVSVAGSVNPETPYRASIGYTNQDGIIRTNKYERLTASVGFGSKFFDKHLSIDVNGKFSKENNHKVDNSVVGNAVSYDPTRPVMTGSATASEDPGLGYFIWMNGNSPMAIQTDNPVAQIELQNMKNNLTRFMGNATIDYKVHGLEDLRFNLNLGYDGLTSKYHKDVPEKAGMMYTQNQKDGTGLAQYGKQQKRNYLLDFYGNYTHTFAEKHALSVMGGYGWQHFWKRYDSTTNDPAGNELASPKHNESEYYLLSFYGRANYSYNDRYMITATLRSDASSRFNKDNRWGIFPSVALGWRINQEDFLRDSDIISDLKLRLSYGVTGQQDIINDYPYMSTFTVSYPESCYQFGDKWYHTYRPDGFDSDIKWETTTTYNVGLDFGFLNNRIYGSMDYYKRYTKDLLNKINVIAGVNYAPVLFTNIGKMENQGFEFSINAIPVHTKDWEWTIGMNYTNTHSKITKLNVVDSNSTYVETGAISGTGKFVQVFMVDETPYTFYLAKQAYDESGKPIEGKYIQPDGSISETETRYATGKSALPTSILGLNTRLSYKNWDLAISGHGSFGNYIYNYVAADQYKEQVYSDQGSYSNILRKTRDSGFNQQRLYTDYFLEKGSFFRIDNITLGYTFKRLWDNNSTLRATFSVQNVATLTGYSGLDPEIYNGIDKEIYPRPRTYTVGLNLTF; encoded by the coding sequence ATGATTCAAAATCAATCACGATGGGGCAATATCCGCTCCTTGCTATGCATGCTGATGGGCATGTTACTCTCAGCAAATGTGTTTGCACAACAGATGACGGTGCAAGGACATATTAAAGATTCTAATGGAGAACCCATTATCGGGGCAAACGTTATCGAGAAAAATACGACAAACGGTACCATCACGGACTTCGATGGTAACTTCCGGTTGATGGTAAGCCCGGATGCCACCCTTGCTATCACCTACATCGGCTATACACCGCAGGAAGTAAAAGCAGACAAACAACTAGTAATCACTTTAAAAGAAGACACACAAGTGCTGGATGATGTAGTAGTTATCGGTTACGGTTCGGTGAAGAAATCGGATGCCACCGGATCGGTGATTGCCATCAAGCAGGAAAAGATCGGCAACCAGACTACTGCACAAGATGCATTGGTCGGCAAGGTAGCCGGTGTGAATGTCGTACCGGGCAGCGGTGCCCCGGGTGAAGGAGCCACAATCCGTATTCGAAGCGGTGCCTCACTTTCTGCTTCCAACGACCCGTTGATCGTTATCGACGGTATTCCGGTGGACAACTCTACCATCGAAGGGTCAAGCAACCTTATCGGTTCTATCAACCCAAGCGACATCGAAACCTTCACAGTGTTGAAAGATGCTTCGGCCACAGCTATCTACGGTTCACGTGCTTCTAATGGTGTTATCATCATTACGACCAAAAAAGGTTCTAACAATGGAGTCAGAGTAAATTATACGGGCAACTTCTCCGTAAGTTCCAAAACGGACAAGATGGATGTACTGACTGCAGAAGAGTTCAAAGCTTTCGTACCGACCGTGACAGGCGTGCCTGCACAACCCCAGTTTGGCAATACTTCCACCGACTGGCAGGACGAGATCTACCGCACGGCTTTCGGACAGGAACATAACGTATCTGTAGCAGGAAGCGTCAACCCAGAGACTCCTTACCGTGCTTCTATCGGTTACACCAATCAGGACGGTATCATCCGTACCAACAAATACGAACGTCTGACTGCAAGTGTCGGCTTCGGAAGCAAGTTCTTCGATAAGCACTTGAGCATCGATGTGAACGGAAAATTCTCCAAAGAGAATAATCACAAAGTGGATAACAGTGTTGTTGGCAATGCTGTCAGCTATGACCCGACACGCCCTGTAATGACAGGAAGCGCAACTGCTTCGGAAGATCCGGGACTGGGTTATTTCATTTGGATGAACGGCAATTCTCCTATGGCTATCCAGACTGACAATCCCGTAGCCCAAATCGAATTGCAGAACATGAAAAACAACTTGACACGCTTCATGGGTAATGCTACCATCGATTATAAAGTTCACGGACTGGAAGATCTTCGTTTCAACCTGAACTTAGGTTATGACGGACTGACCAGCAAATACCATAAAGATGTTCCCGAAAAGGCAGGAATGATGTACACACAGAACCAAAAAGACGGTACCGGACTGGCTCAGTACGGCAAGCAACAAAAACGTAACTATCTGTTGGACTTCTATGGCAACTATACCCACACATTTGCAGAGAAACATGCACTGAGTGTAATGGGAGGTTACGGCTGGCAACATTTCTGGAAACGGTATGACTCGACTACCAATGATCCGGCAGGCAACGAACTGGCTTCTCCAAAGCATAATGAATCGGAATATTACCTGTTGTCATTCTACGGTCGTGCCAACTACTCTTATAATGACCGCTACATGATCACCGCCACTTTACGTTCGGATGCATCATCACGCTTCAACAAAGACAACCGTTGGGGCATATTCCCCTCAGTAGCCTTGGGATGGCGTATCAACCAGGAAGACTTCCTGCGTGATTCGGATATCATCTCCGACCTGAAACTACGTTTGAGCTACGGTGTGACCGGACAGCAAGACATCATCAATGACTATCCTTACATGAGTACATTTACCGTTTCTTATCCTGAATCTTGCTATCAGTTCGGTGACAAATGGTATCACACTTACCGTCCGGATGGTTTCGACAGCGATATCAAATGGGAAACAACGACGACTTACAACGTCGGTCTCGATTTCGGCTTCCTGAACAACCGCATCTATGGTTCTATGGATTACTATAAACGCTATACCAAGGACTTGCTGAACAAGATCAACGTGATTGCCGGAGTCAACTATGCACCGGTTCTCTTCACCAACATCGGTAAAATGGAGAACCAAGGTTTCGAGTTCTCAATAAATGCCATCCCGGTACACACGAAGGACTGGGAATGGACAATCGGCATGAACTACACCAATACCCATTCCAAAATCACGAAATTGAACGTGGTTGATTCTAACTCTACTTATGTGGAAACAGGAGCCATCTCCGGAACGGGTAAGTTCGTACAAGTATTCATGGTGGATGAAACTCCGTATACATTCTATCTGGCAAAACAGGCTTATGACGAAAGCGGCAAGCCAATCGAAGGCAAATACATACAGCCGGACGGTTCCATATCGGAAACTGAAACCCGCTATGCAACAGGAAAAAGCGCACTTCCAACTTCTATCCTCGGCTTAAATACCAGACTGAGTTATAAGAATTGGGATCTTGCCATCAGCGGACACGGTTCTTTCGGAAACTATATCTACAACTATGTAGCTGCCGACCAGTATAAAGAACAAGTATATAGCGACCAAGGTTCTTACTCCAATATCCTTCGTAAAACACGCGATTCAGGTTTCAACCAGCAACGCCTTTATACGGATTATTTCCTCGAAAAAGGTTCGTTCTTCAGAATCGATAACATCACGTTGGGATATACCTTCAAACGCTTGTGGGATAACAACAGCACTTTGCGCGCAACATTCAGCGTGCAGAATGTAGCTACCCTGACCGGTTACAGCGGACTTGACCCGGAAATATACAACGGAATAGACAAAGAGATCTATCCGCGTCCGAGAACTTACACGGTAGGTCTGAACCTTACTTTCTAA
- a CDS encoding tetratricopeptide repeat protein: MKRLYLISILMLCAVMAFAQNDFDTETGIRYFMNENYQSAVPYFQRAAKNGSLAALDYLGYMYEFGKGVEKNYTVAMNLYKKGEARNYPPCLRSIGRLYKEGHGVAKNLETAYSYFLKAAEQGESEGELYVYQAKLCGEGTEKDLSGALMYAERAANHGQTWLYTTIGDMYYDGIGTEVDWQNALKWYAKKDGDYNNFTKLRVAEMLYKGMGTTDNPHFSISDAQYATNFYGDGINGRSCITQSLILLERLLSAGYEDARPLYNTVKAKYEERVKADNKIVAPKMTESVRNYLNNYRRPGAPAIKSAGYGEIQITFKVTSNGSISNPTYKKRVLVSMDEAAMRMISGMPSWIPGTKGGFDIDMKVTMGISWYPSKKIRTIAYSY, translated from the coding sequence ATGAAGAGATTATATTTAATCAGTATATTGATGCTATGTGCAGTGATGGCATTTGCACAGAATGATTTTGATACGGAAACAGGTATCCGTTATTTTATGAATGAGAATTATCAATCGGCAGTACCCTACTTTCAGCGGGCAGCAAAGAATGGCAGTTTAGCCGCATTGGACTATTTGGGATATATGTATGAGTTTGGAAAAGGGGTTGAGAAAAACTACACCGTAGCTATGAATCTCTATAAAAAAGGAGAAGCTCGTAATTATCCTCCGTGCTTGAGAAGTATAGGACGGCTTTACAAAGAGGGGCATGGTGTGGCAAAGAACTTGGAAACAGCATACAGCTACTTTTTGAAAGCGGCAGAGCAAGGAGAAAGCGAGGGCGAATTATATGTTTATCAGGCTAAACTATGCGGTGAAGGAACAGAAAAGGATTTATCCGGAGCATTGATGTATGCAGAACGAGCTGCCAATCATGGACAGACATGGCTATATACTACTATTGGAGACATGTATTATGATGGGATAGGAACAGAAGTGGATTGGCAGAATGCACTGAAATGGTATGCTAAGAAGGATGGAGATTACAATAATTTTACAAAGTTGCGTGTTGCCGAAATGCTTTATAAGGGTATGGGAACAACGGATAATCCGCATTTTAGTATTTCTGATGCCCAATATGCAACTAATTTCTATGGTGACGGTATAAATGGAAGAAGTTGTATAACACAATCTCTCATTCTCTTGGAGCGGCTTTTGTCTGCCGGATATGAAGATGCCCGTCCGCTTTATAATACCGTAAAAGCTAAATATGAGGAGCGAGTGAAGGCTGATAATAAAATTGTTGCACCCAAAATGACAGAGTCGGTAAGAAATTATCTTAATAATTACCGTAGGCCGGGAGCCCCTGCAATAAAGAGTGCCGGATATGGTGAAATACAAATAACGTTTAAAGTTACATCGAATGGCAGTATCTCAAATCCGACTTATAAAAAACGGGTACTGGTGTCGATGGATGAGGCTGCCATGCGTATGATTAGCGGTATGCCTTCATGGATACCCGGAACAAAGGGAGGATTCGATATTGACATGAAGGTTACTATGGGAATCTCTTGGTATCCGTCAAAGAAAATAAGAACAATAGCTTACTCTTATTAA